From a single Maylandia zebra isolate NMK-2024a linkage group LG3, Mzebra_GT3a, whole genome shotgun sequence genomic region:
- the LOC101469911 gene encoding uncharacterized protein LOC101469911, with protein MMRSFVLSTALFLSSLSWISVSGSEFQTMEVQLDEEVTLKCSNISSHPTQTDWFKVINRTKPSCIAAMYGSQGKASFCDGFRNGKFNMSSNNTSVFLKITQVDLSDVGLYFCGFYVNKHMVISNAVELRIQGGETNEGEGFKTEKESDRMTHLLSTILGSLAGLLTIVVIILVFKIWKLQKVAEQEPKSNKNVSSDDLNYAALNFQKNVQRNRRPVTQRELEPHVVYAATR; from the exons ATGATGAGGAGCTTCGTCTTGAGCACAGCTTTATTTCTCTCCAGCCTCA GCTGGATCTCTGTTTCAGGTTCTGAGTTTCAGACTATGGAGGTCCAACTTGATGAAGAAGTCACGTTGAAGTGCTCCAACATTTCGAGTCATCCAACACAGACAGACTGGTTCAAAGTTATCAACAGAACTAAGCCCAGCTGCATTGCTGCTATGTATGGATCTCAAGGCAAAGCTTCATTCTGTGATGGATTTCGAAATGGAAAATTCAATATGAGTTCCAACAACACCTCTGTGTTTCTTAAAATCACACAAGTGGATTTATCTGATGTCgggctgtatttctgtggatTTTATGTGAATAAGCATATGGTCATTTCCAATGCAGTCGAGTTAAGAATTCAAG GCGGTGAAACCAATGAAGGAGAGGGTTTTAAGACGGaaa aAGAGTCTGACAGAATGACACACCTGCTAAGCACCATCCTGGGTAGTCTGGCTGGTTTACTCACTATAGTGGTTATTATTCTGGTTTTTAAAATCTGGAAACTTCAAAAAG TGGCAGAACAAGAACCAAAAAGCAACAag AATGTGAGCTCAGACGATCTGAACTACGCAGCTCTCAACTTCCAGAAAAACGTCCAAAGAAACCGGAGGCCTGTGACACAGAGAGAGCTGGAGCCACATGTTGTGTACGCTGCCACCAGATAG
- the LOC101483168 gene encoding immunoglobulin alpha-2 heavy chain-like isoform X1 → MHLCIILCGIFHLSAVIQSATVKQETGVRFAAVGDNVTLRCFYESQVAMHFSWYRQFLGSQPKRLSTIYKYDKPSEVLHTLEKNPRFSVERKEGTNHLQISGVLLSDSATYYCGSSHSNMVEFGEGIFLSVRAANHQTIDQEPASMTIQVGDSVMFNCTVHTGTCDEEHSVYWFRRGSRPGIVHTYINTSKPVSVKSPSQSCVYHLQKINLSSVDTGTYYCAVSSCGEILFGNGSKLIISDDVKDRDAEVKILMWLSIIRAGILLIFLPLCICVFVRKSC, encoded by the exons ATGCATCTCTGTATCATCCTCTGTGGGATAT ttcatctgtcagctgtgatCCAGTCAGCTACAGTCAAGCAGGAGACTGGGGTGAGATTTGCTGCTGTTGGGGACAACGTGACTTTGCGTTGCTTTTATGAAAGCCAAGTGGCGATGCACTTCTCCTGGTACCGACAATTCTTAGGAAGCCAACCTAAGCGCCTCTCTACAATTTACAAATATGATAAGCCATCTGAAGTCCTCCACACATTGGAGAAGAACCCTCGTTTCTCTGTGGAAAGAAAGGAAGGGACCAATCATCTACAAATCTCTGGTGTCCTTCTCTCAGATTCAGCTACATACTACTGCGGGAGCTCACATTCCAACATGGTGGAATTTGGAGAAGGGATCTTTCTGAGTGTTCGAG CAGCTAATCACCAGACAATTGACCAAGAACCAGCATCCATGACCATCCAAGTTGGTGACTCAGTGATGTTCAACTGTACAGTACACACTGGAACCTGTGACGAAGAACATAGCGTCTACTGGTTTAGACGCGGATCTCGCCCAGGAATTGttcacacatatataaatacaagtaaACCGGTCTCTGTGAAGTCTCCTTCACAGAGCTGTGTGTACCATTTGCAGAAAATAAACCTTAGCTCCGTTGATACTGGGACCTATTACTGTGCGGTGTCCTCCTGTGGGGAGATACTGTTTGGTAATGGAAGCAAGCTCATCATCAGCGATGATGTTAAAGACCGAGATGCTGAGGTAAAGATTTTGATGTGGCTCTCTATCATTAGAGCCGGGATTCTCTTGATCTTTCTAcccttgtgtatttgtgtatttgtcAGAAAGAGCTGTTAA
- the LOC105941419 gene encoding uncharacterized protein LOC105941419 isoform X1 encodes MRSFVLITALIFCSLRWIFISGSEVHTVTVQRGEDVTLQCSNISTSPTHTEWFRVINTTKTSCISSMFGSHGQASFCDGFQNGKFNMSSNVTSVFLKMTEVGLSDVGLYFCGFYMDVHIIISNAVELRFEGGETNDEESKTEKEPERCIHLMSIVLGSLTGLLTMVVIVLVLKVRNLQTATEPKGEELKNMNSDDLNYAALSFQTKAKRSRRPATQSEPEPNVVYAATR; translated from the exons ATGAGGAGCTTCGTCTTGATAACAGCTTTGATTTTCTGCAGCCTCA GATGGATCTTTATCTCTGGCTCTGAGGTTCACACTGTGACGGTCCAGCGTGGCGAAGACGTCACACTGCAGTGCTCCAACATTTCCACAAGTCCAACACATACAGAGTGGTTCAGAGTGATCAACACGACTAAAACGAGCTGCATCTCATCTATGTTTGGGTCTCATGGCCAAGCCTCTTTCTGTGATGGATTTCAAAATGGAAAATTCAATATGAGTTCGAATGTCACTTCtgtctttcttaaaatgacagAAGTGGGTTTATCTGATGTTgggctgtatttctgtggatTTTACATGGATGTGCATATTATTATTTCCAATGCAGTAGAGTTAAGATTTGAAG GTGGTGAAACGAATGATGAAGAATCTAAGACTGAAA AAGAGCCTGAAAGATGCATACACCTGATGAGCATCGTGCTGGGTAGTCTGACTGGTTTACTTACTATGGTGGTCATTGTTCTGGTTTTAAAAGTCAGGAACCTACAAACAG CTACGGAACCTAAGGGTGAAGAACTAAag aaCATGAACTCAGATGATCTGAACTACGCAGCTCTGAGTTTCCAGACAAAAGCTAAAAGAAGCCGCAGGCCTGCGACACAGAGTGAGCCGGAGCCTAACGTTGTGTATGCTGCCACACGATAG
- the LOC112430948 gene encoding uncharacterized protein LOC112430948: protein MRRFTLITAVAFCSRSWISASEFQTVKVQHGDEVTLQCSNISAYPTQTDWFRVVNKTKPSCVSSMYGPDSEPSFCHGFRNRNFNMSSNVSFVFLQIKRVDLSDAGLYFCGLYISGHTVISNAVELRIEGSEPREEEDFNKTDQEPSGTTNLIIIALGGLTGLLTLVVVILVLKIWKSQKAVGEQEENNKNMTSDNLNYAALNFQKKTKRSCRPVAQREQEPHVVYAATR from the exons ATGAGGAGGTTCACTTTAATAACAGCAGTGGCTTTCTGCAGCCGCA gcTGGATCTCAGCTTCTGAGTTTCAGACTGTGAAGGTCCAGCACGGGGACGAGGTCACACTGcagtgttccaacatttctGCCTATCCAACACAGACAGACTGGTTCAGAGTGGTCAATAAAACTAAGCCCAGCTGTGTTTCTTCTATGTATGGACCTGACAGCGAACCGTCATTCTGTCATGGATTTAGAAACAGAAATTTTAATATGAGTTCCAACGTCTCTTTTGTCTTCCTTCAAATCAAACGAGTGGATTTATCTGATGCCgggctgtatttctgtggatTGTACATCAGTGGGCACACAGTCATTTCCAATGCAGTTGAGTTAAGAATTGAAG GCAGTGAACCCAGAGAAGAGGAGGATTTTAATAAGACTGATC AAGAGCCCAGTGGAACGACAAACCTCATAATCATCGCCCTTGGAGGTCTGACAGGTCTGCTCACTTTAGTGGTCGTTATTCTGGTTCTAAAAATCTGGAAATCTCAAAAAG CTGTTGGAGAGcaagaagaaaataacaag AACATGACTTCAGACAATCTGAACTACGCAGCTCTGAATTTCCAGAAAAAGACCAAAAGAAGCTGCAGGCCTGTGGCGCAGAGAGAGCAGGAGCCTCATGTTGTGTATGCTGCTACAAGATAG
- the LOC101483168 gene encoding uncharacterized protein LOC101483168 isoform X2, protein MHLCIILCGIFHLSAVIQSATVKQETGVRFAAVGDNVTLRCFYESQVAMHFSWYRQFLGSQPKRLSTIYKYDKPSEVLHTLEKNPRFSVERKEGTNHLQISGVLLSDSATYYCGSSHSNMVEFGEGIFLSVRANHQTIDQEPASMTIQVGDSVMFNCTVHTGTCDEEHSVYWFRRGSRPGIVHTYINTSKPVSVKSPSQSCVYHLQKINLSSVDTGTYYCAVSSCGEILFGNGSKLIISDDVKDRDAEVKILMWLSIIRAGILLIFLPLCICVFVRKSC, encoded by the exons ATGCATCTCTGTATCATCCTCTGTGGGATAT ttcatctgtcagctgtgatCCAGTCAGCTACAGTCAAGCAGGAGACTGGGGTGAGATTTGCTGCTGTTGGGGACAACGTGACTTTGCGTTGCTTTTATGAAAGCCAAGTGGCGATGCACTTCTCCTGGTACCGACAATTCTTAGGAAGCCAACCTAAGCGCCTCTCTACAATTTACAAATATGATAAGCCATCTGAAGTCCTCCACACATTGGAGAAGAACCCTCGTTTCTCTGTGGAAAGAAAGGAAGGGACCAATCATCTACAAATCTCTGGTGTCCTTCTCTCAGATTCAGCTACATACTACTGCGGGAGCTCACATTCCAACATGGTGGAATTTGGAGAAGGGATCTTTCTGAGTGTTCGAG CTAATCACCAGACAATTGACCAAGAACCAGCATCCATGACCATCCAAGTTGGTGACTCAGTGATGTTCAACTGTACAGTACACACTGGAACCTGTGACGAAGAACATAGCGTCTACTGGTTTAGACGCGGATCTCGCCCAGGAATTGttcacacatatataaatacaagtaaACCGGTCTCTGTGAAGTCTCCTTCACAGAGCTGTGTGTACCATTTGCAGAAAATAAACCTTAGCTCCGTTGATACTGGGACCTATTACTGTGCGGTGTCCTCCTGTGGGGAGATACTGTTTGGTAATGGAAGCAAGCTCATCATCAGCGATGATGTTAAAGACCGAGATGCTGAGGTAAAGATTTTGATGTGGCTCTCTATCATTAGAGCCGGGATTCTCTTGATCTTTCTAcccttgtgtatttgtgtatttgtcAGAAAGAGCTGTTAA